The Steroidobacteraceae bacterium genomic interval AGGCCGCTCAGGCGGGTCGCGGCGTCGGTCAGCTTGAGGACGGGCTTATTGGCCGCTTCGACGCGCAGCGCAGCGCGACCCAGAAGGCTGCGGCCTTCGGTGCGGAACAGTTCGCCCACGCTGCGGGCCTGGTCCGCGAGTTCAGAAAATTTCCGGTTGAGTGAAGAAGACGTGATCATCGGACGGGCTCCTGTGGGTTGCTGCAATGCACCATTTGTTGCAGCGCAGCATATCCACGGCCTTCATGGTTGTCAACCGCCGGGTAGGCTCGACCGCTAAGCCATTGATTATGAGACTAATTCCTGTCGAGGAAACCGTCGATCAGTGGGATGACCTGCTCGAGGCGATACAGCATGAACAGGTGGCCGCCTCCCGGGATGATGTGCAATTCGCTGTTCGGGATCAGCAGGGCGAGGATACGGGCGTTGGCCGCCGGCACCAGCGGATCATCTGAGCCGGCCAGGACCAGTGTCGGCTGGCGCAACCGATGCAGCCAGTGAAGACTGGTCCAACCCGCGCCGGCCATGAGCTGATAGACATAGCCCATGGCTTTCGGCGCGACGATCCGGCTCGTGTGGCGATTGATCAGCGACGGCCGCTCGCGCACTTCGCCACCGTAAATGTCGCCCGCGGCCCGGCGCATGTAGCCGGGCGAGAGGTAGCGTTGCGGCGTGATCATCTTCAACAGCGCCGAGGGTCGGCCAGGAATCATCACCGCGCCGGGCGAGGTTGCCGCGAGCACGAGCCGGCGGCAGCGTTGCGGAAATTGACGGGCGAATTGCTGGGCGAGGGCACCGCCCCAGGAAACGCCGGCGACGTCCACGGTCCGCAGGCCCATGCGATCGAGCAAGGCGCTTGCCAGGCGCGCAAGTCCGGCGAATCGTCGCACTCGCCAGGACATGGGCGAGCCGCCGGTCCCCGGCACGTCGAAGGCAACGACTTCGCGATCGGGCATGGCTGCGATGAAGGGAAACAGCACTTCGAGGTTGGCGCCGATGCCGTTGAAGAGCAGCAGTGGTGGCTGTTTGCCCGTGCCGCTCTGGTGCGCGATGCGCAGCGACACACCGTCGATATCGACGAATTCGATGCGCGGGCCGCGGACGCGGCGCAGGTCGGCTGCATGCAATGCGGCGGTCATCGCTGGTGCACGTAACGACCCGGTGCTGCATCGGAGGCCGGATGATTCGTGCTGCCGAGCTGCGCCGGCGCCGGGCGCAGCGCGCCACCGTGCTCGCCTATCCAGCCGAGCCAATGCGTCCACCAGCTGCCGCGACGGGTTTGTGCGCGCGCGAGCCAGGTAGGCGCATCGAGAGTGAGATCGTCATTGAGATAGAACTTTGCCTTCGGATTGCTCGGCGGATTTACGATGCTCTGTATGTGGCCGCTCGAGGACAACACGAAAGTCGTCGGGCCCTTCAGTATGGTTCGCGACGCGTAGCATGCCTCCCAGGGCGTGATGTGATCGGTGATGCCGGCCACGACATAGGCGGGGATTTTCACTTTCGACATGTCGATGGGCGTGCCGAGGAATTCCGTCTTGTCGGCACCGCCTTGCGCCTTTTTCAAAGGATTATCGAGGAACATGCGCAGAAGATCCGCGTGAAACTGCGCCGGCAGTCGCGTGGTATCGGCATTCCAGTAGAGGATGTCGAAAGCCGGCGGGCGGTTCCCCATGACCCAGTTGTTCGCAACGAACATCCATACGAGGTCATTGGGGCGCAGCCAGGAGAATACGCGGGCCATTTCACTGCCTTCGAGTACACCGCGCGATTGGCTGCGCTGGATCGCGGCGCTGATACCGCTGCGCGATGCGAACTGGCCGAGCTGGGTGGGTGCTTCCGTGTCGAGGACGGTGACCAGAAGCGTTGCGCTCGCGACGCGCTCATCACGCTTGGCCGCCAGATGCGCGAGCAGGGTCGCGAGCGTGAAGCCGCCAGCGCAGGCGGCCATCATGTTGAGCTTGTCGGCGCCGGTGATTTCAAGAGCGACATCGATCGCCTGGATACAGGCCGTGAGGTAAGTCTCCATGTTCCAGTCACGCTGTGCCGCGGTCGGGTTTCTCCAGCTGATCACGAACAGCTGCACACCGTTCTGGGTCGCGTATTCGGCGAAACTGCGTCCGGGCGACAGGTCCACCGCATAGAACTTGTTGATCTGCGGTGGCACGATGATCAGCGGTCGTGTCAACACCTGTTCGGTGGCCGGACGGTACTGCAGGAGCTCGAACACCTCGCTGCGAAACACGACGGCACCGTGAGTGGTGGCAAGGTTCTTTCCGACCGCGAACTTTCGCTCATCGACCTGTCGCGGCATGCCGCCGTTGTTCAGCAAATCGTCCACGAAATTCGACAGGCCGTAGAGGATGCTGCGGCCGCCGGTTTTCATGGCGCGCTGGATGGCGCCCGGATTGCCGATCAGCGCATTGGTCGGCGCGAAAGCCTCGGTCACGAGTGATAGCGCGAAACGCGCTCGTTCACGGTCTTCTTCGCTTGCGCTGGCATCATCGAGAATGCCATGCATCGTGCTCCGCCAGGCGAGATACGCTTGCATGAGACGCTTGAAGTAACCGCTCTTCGACCAGATTTCGTGGCTGAAACGCCGGTCTTTCGGATCCGGTGTGACCTGCGATCGCCCACCCAGCACGTCGAGCCACTCACGAGCGAGCCCGATGTGCGCCTCGAGCACATTGCGCGGATTCATGGCAACCAGCCGCGCCAGGCGTTTGCAGGCATCGAGAATTTCGTCGCGATCGATACCGATCAGCGGATTCGCACCGAGGATCTGCTCGGCCGCATCGTTGGCCGCCGAATG includes:
- a CDS encoding alpha/beta fold hydrolase encodes the protein MTNPEPERQAQIENPDAEGFSHAGESSEPPELEHSAANDAAEQILGANPLIGIDRDEILDACKRLARLVAMNPRNVLEAHIGLAREWLDVLGGRSQVTPDPKDRRFSHEIWSKSGYFKRLMQAYLAWRSTMHGILDDASASEEDRERARFALSLVTEAFAPTNALIGNPGAIQRAMKTGGRSILYGLSNFVDDLLNNGGMPRQVDERKFAVGKNLATTHGAVVFRSEVFELLQYRPATEQVLTRPLIIVPPQINKFYAVDLSPGRSFAEYATQNGVQLFVISWRNPTAAQRDWNMETYLTACIQAIDVALEITGADKLNMMAACAGGFTLATLLAHLAAKRDERVASATLLVTVLDTEAPTQLGQFASRSGISAAIQRSQSRGVLEGSEMARVFSWLRPNDLVWMFVANNWVMGNRPPAFDILYWNADTTRLPAQFHADLLRMFLDNPLKKAQGGADKTEFLGTPIDMSKVKIPAYVVAGITDHITPWEACYASRTILKGPTTFVLSSSGHIQSIVNPPSNPKAKFYLNDDLTLDAPTWLARAQTRRGSWWTHWLGWIGEHGGALRPAPAQLGSTNHPASDAAPGRYVHQR
- the phaZ gene encoding poly(3-hydroxyalkanoate) depolymerase, giving the protein MTAALHAADLRRVRGPRIEFVDIDGVSLRIAHQSGTGKQPPLLLFNGIGANLEVLFPFIAAMPDREVVAFDVPGTGGSPMSWRVRRFAGLARLASALLDRMGLRTVDVAGVSWGGALAQQFARQFPQRCRRLVLAATSPGAVMIPGRPSALLKMITPQRYLSPGYMRRAAGDIYGGEVRERPSLINRHTSRIVAPKAMGYVYQLMAGAGWTSLHWLHRLRQPTLVLAGSDDPLVPAANARILALLIPNSELHIIPGGGHLFMLYRLEQVIPLIDGFLDRN